Proteins found in one Agaribacterium sp. ZY112 genomic segment:
- a CDS encoding NAD-dependent epimerase gives MKYLVTGAAGFIGAATCQRLLDEGHEVIGLDNLNSYYIPRLKQYRLEKLLGQQGFTEARLDLADRDAVAELFKKEKFQRVIHLGAQAGVRYSIEAPFEYVDSNLVGTMCILEGCRHNDVEHLVYASSSSVYGMNPKIPFSESDAVDHPVSLYAATKKSNELMAHSYSNLYKIPTTGLRFFTVYGPAGRPDMAPWLFTEAILNNKPIKVFNEGKMQRDFTYIDDIVEGIIRIQNVIPETDSSNPLTDPSSSTAPYRVYNIGNNNPIELATFIDAIEQACGKKAEKIMLPMQPGDVKRTYADIDSLIAATGHQPAVDIYDGIEKFVKWYKDFK, from the coding sequence ATGAAATACCTAGTTACCGGTGCGGCCGGTTTTATTGGCGCGGCCACTTGTCAACGCCTATTAGATGAAGGCCACGAAGTGATTGGCCTAGACAACCTGAACAGCTATTACATTCCTCGCCTTAAGCAATACAGACTCGAAAAGCTACTTGGACAACAGGGCTTTACTGAAGCCCGTCTAGACTTGGCTGATCGCGACGCCGTTGCGGAACTGTTCAAAAAGGAAAAGTTTCAACGAGTGATTCACTTAGGTGCGCAGGCCGGTGTACGCTATTCTATCGAAGCACCTTTTGAATACGTCGACAGTAACCTTGTCGGCACTATGTGCATTTTAGAAGGTTGCCGACACAACGATGTCGAGCACTTAGTTTACGCAAGTTCAAGCTCGGTTTACGGCATGAACCCAAAGATTCCATTTAGCGAATCCGATGCTGTTGACCACCCAGTCTCCCTTTATGCAGCAACTAAGAAATCGAATGAGTTAATGGCCCATTCGTATTCCAACCTTTATAAAATACCAACCACAGGCCTACGCTTTTTTACGGTTTACGGCCCAGCAGGCCGCCCAGATATGGCGCCATGGTTATTTACCGAGGCGATCTTAAATAACAAGCCCATCAAGGTATTTAACGAAGGTAAAATGCAACGTGACTTTACGTATATCGACGATATTGTTGAAGGCATTATACGTATTCAAAATGTCATACCCGAAACAGATTCAAGCAACCCATTAACCGATCCATCGAGCAGCACGGCACCTTATCGCGTTTACAACATCGGTAATAACAACCCCATTGAACTGGCAACATTTATCGATGCCATTGAACAAGCATGTGGTAAAAAAGCAGAAAAAATTATGCTTCCCATGCAGCCTGGTGACGTAAAACGCACCTATGCCGATATTGATTCGCTTATAGCAGCAACAGGCCATCAGCCAGCCGTGGATATTTATGATGGAATAGAAAAGTTTGTTAAATGGTATAAAGACTTTAAATAA